One window of the Natronomonas marina genome contains the following:
- a CDS encoding competence/damage-inducible protein A, whose amino-acid sequence MDAALLTVGDELLDGDTENTNATWLARELTERGATVRRVLTVPDDRAVIAEATAEYSDAFDAVVVTGGLGRTPDDVTMEAVAAAFDRPMTENDLARADVERTLAAIAGEYPDLEVDAEKEALLPEGARPLINHAGLSPGCVLENVYVLPGIPSEMKRMFEAVEGEFDGTARFRTLYTEEPEANLVERLDEVQTRFDVKVGCYPDRGAGHNRLKVTGDDAATLEEATAWLAENVTLAQEP is encoded by the coding sequence ATGGACGCGGCGCTGCTCACGGTCGGCGACGAGCTACTCGACGGCGACACGGAGAACACGAACGCGACCTGGCTGGCGCGGGAACTCACCGAGCGGGGGGCGACGGTCCGGCGGGTGTTGACCGTACCCGACGACCGTGCCGTGATCGCCGAGGCCACCGCCGAGTACAGCGACGCCTTCGACGCCGTCGTCGTCACCGGCGGGCTGGGTCGGACGCCGGACGACGTGACGATGGAGGCCGTCGCGGCGGCGTTCGACCGCCCGATGACGGAGAACGACCTCGCGCGCGCCGACGTCGAGCGGACGCTTGCGGCCATCGCGGGCGAGTACCCCGACCTGGAGGTCGACGCCGAAAAGGAGGCGCTGCTGCCGGAGGGCGCCCGGCCGCTGATCAATCACGCGGGGCTCTCACCGGGATGCGTTCTGGAGAACGTCTACGTCCTCCCCGGGATTCCGTCGGAGATGAAGCGGATGTTCGAGGCGGTCGAGGGGGAGTTCGACGGGACGGCCCGCTTTCGGACGCTCTACACCGAAGAGCCGGAGGCGAACCTCGTCGAACGTCTCGACGAGGTACAGACGCGCTTCGACGTGAAGGTCGGCTGTTACCCCGACCGGGGGGCCGGCCACAACCGCCTGAAGGTCACCGGCGACGACGCCGCGACGCTGGAGGAGGCGACGGCGTGGCTCGCCGAGAACGTGACGCTCGCCCAGGAGCCGTAG